The proteins below are encoded in one region of Rhododendron vialii isolate Sample 1 chromosome 7a, ASM3025357v1:
- the LOC131332165 gene encoding 5'-adenylylsulfate reductase-like 4 has product MAVRAWGSGLVLLLVFGRLAWAEPVRVTFAPICAAKSVGESVLLGLGESSRCPRNGYESVDSVRVTEGDEASLQRALSLVYNNRDDYVALLFYASWCPFSGAFKPTLSILSSLYPSIPHFAIEESVIRPSTLSKYGVHGFPTLMILNSTLRVHYQGSRTLGSLVTYYNVVTGLKSAAFDGNSLEGIGRSSDHEEHNKVDPESCPFSWARSPENWLQQETYLALATAFVLLRLLYFILPTVFVFAQLAWRRHISNMSLKGLLEHPLAFMNRVIQLFPSLKEPRKRSNLQEGAMNAKAWASKSLASVSFGDASASRVVPVS; this is encoded by the exons ATGGCGGTTAGGGCTTGGGGATCGGGATTGGTTCTCTTGCTGGTGTTTGGGAGGCTAGCGTGGGCCGAGCCCGTTAGGGTTACGTTCGCTCCAATTTGTGCTGCGAAATCGGTTGGGGAATCGGTGTTGCTGGGGCTTGGAGAATCTTCGAGGTGCCCGAGGAATGGATATGAATCGGTTGACTCTGTTCGTGTTACTGAG GGAGATGAGGCCTCTTTGCAGAGGGCACTGAGTTTGGTCTACAATAATAGAGATGATTATGTTGCTCTGCTCTTCTATGCTTCTTGGTGTCCTTTCTCGGGAGCTTTCAAACCAACTTTGTCCATTTTGTCATCCTTGTATCCCTCCATCCCCCATTTTGCAATTGAAGAGTCAGTCATCAGGCCAAG CACACTGTCCAAATATGGAGTTCATGGCTTTCCCACCCTTATGATTCTTAATTCGACCTTGCGTGTGCACTATCAAGGCTCCCGGACACTTGGTTCTCTTGTTACTTACTACAATGTTGTCACAG GCCTCAAGAGTGCAGCATTCGATGGAAACTCCCTGGAGGGAATCGGGAGGTCATCAGATCACGAGGAACACAATAAAGTTGATCCGGAAAGCTGCCCATTCTCATGGGCTAGATCTCCGGAGAATTGGCTTCAGCAGGAGACCTATTTAGCCTTGGCCACCGCTTTTGTCCTTTTGAGGTTGCTCTACTTCATTCTCCCAACCGTGTTTGTATTTGCTCAATTGGCTTGGAGAAGACACATCTCAAACATGAGCTTGAAGGGATTGTTGGAGCATCCTCTTGCCTTTATGAATCGTGTGATACAGTTGTTCCCTTCCCTAAAGGAGCCCCGGAAAAGAAGTAATCTGCAAGAAGGAGCAATGAATGCGAAGGCATGGGcttcaaaatccttggcttcAGTTTCCTTTGGGGATGCGAGCGCCAGCCGGGTTGTGCCAGTAAGTTGA